The following proteins are encoded in a genomic region of Asterias amurensis chromosome 5, ASM3211899v1:
- the LOC139937397 gene encoding probable acyl-CoA dehydrogenase 6: MSSALRNCHRCGRLFTTDFTRFSRVGIRNLSGVQPSEEPSNESVFTEQHIELKRSLNKLIEKEINPYVDQWEEERQFPSHEVFKKLGDAGFLGLNKPTEYGGAGLDFSYNMAMAEELGSIHCGGIPMAIGVQSDMSTPALARFGSDELKREFLAPSIAGDVVACLGVSETGSGSDVASIQTKAEKQGGDYIINGGKMWITNGIKADWCCLLANTSGGSSHQNKSLICVPMDTKGVVRAKKIDKLGMWCSDTAQLFFEDVRVPQKNLIGQEGLGFTYQMLQFQEERMWAAAGVLVPLENIITDTINYTRQRKAFGKSVLENQVVHYRLAELLTEVELLRSLVYRIINLYTQGKDVTKLASMAKLKAGRLSREVTDSCLQYWGGMGFTSEVLVSRFYRDFRLLSIGGGADEVMLSIISKYMGTLPSTPKKK, translated from the exons atgTCCAGTGCACTGAGAAATTGCCACCGATGTGGTCGGTTGTTTACAACGGACTTCACTCGTTTTTCACGAGTTGGGATTCGGAATTTATCGGGAGTTCAACCGTCTGAAGAACCCAGTAATGAATCTGTTTTTACTGAACAACACATCGAATTAAAACGGTCTCTTAACAAG ttaatcGAAAAGGAGATTAATCCCTATGTCGACCAGTGGGAAGAAGAGAGACAGTTCCCGTCTCATGAAGTCTTCAAGAAGCTAGGAGATGCTGGATTCTTGGGTCTTAACAAACCAACAG AGTATGGAGGAGCCGGTTTGGATTTTAGTTACAACATGGCCATGGCTGAAGAATTAGGAAGTATTCACTGCGGAGGTATTCCAATGGCAATTGGAGTTCAGTCCGATATGTCAACACCAGCATTGGCTAG ATTTGGAAGTGATGAGTTGAAGCGAGAGTTCTTAGCGCCATCGATTGCTGGCGATGTCGTTGCTTGCTTGGGAGTCAGTGAAACTGGATCAGGATCGGACGTGGCAA GCATACAGACCAAAGCGGAGAAACAGGGTGGAGACTACATCATTAATGGTGGTAAGATGTGGATAACCAATGGGATTAAAGCAGACTGGTGCTGTCTCCTTGCAAATACAAGTGGTGGATCATCACATCAGAATAAATCTCTGATTTGCGTCCCTATGGACACCAAAG GTGTTGTAAGAGCCAAAAAGATCGACAAACTCGGCATGTGGTGTTCAGATACGGCTCAGCTATTCTTTGAAGATGTTCGAGTACCACAGAAGAATCTGATTGGTCAGGAGGGTTTGGGATTCACCTATCAGATGCTTCAGTTTCAAGAAGAGAGAATGTGGGCAGCTGCAGGAG TGCTAGTACCACTGGAGAATATAATCACCGATACCATCAATTACACCAGACAGAGAAAGGCCTTTGGCAAGTCTGTCTTGGAGAATCAAGTGGTTCATTATCGTCTTGCTGAGCTTCTTACTGAGGTGGAGTTGCTGAGATCTCTAGTCTATAGAATTATCA ATCTTTACACCCAGGGCAAAGATGTAACCAAGTTGGCCTCAATGGCTAAATTGAAGGCAGGTCGACTCAGTAGAGAAGTCACTGATTCCTGTTTGCAATACTGGGGAGGTATGGGCTTCACTAGTGAAGTCTTAGTCAGTAGATTCTACAGGGATTTCAG GCTTCTTTCGATAGGCGGCGGAGCTGATGAAGTGATGCTATCCATAATCAGCAAGTACATGGGAACACTGCCCTCAACTCCAAAGAAAAAATGA
- the LOC139937396 gene encoding cysteine sulfinic acid decarboxylase-like, which yields METITNGVINGKESHSMSDREFFQKMYELIFKEAIEKTTAGKCKVSNFVHPQELKEKLDLAIKDEAMPPENILKLCQQTFDYSVKPGHPRFFNQLFAGQDLYGLAGQWMSDAINPSQYTYEVSPVFTLMELEVMKKLRELCGYKSGDGIFCPGGSIANMYAMNIARYKHCPQIKQQGLYGQARLVLFTSEHSHYSIKKGAAFLGLGTDNIVFVKCDEIGRMMPDHLEKAIIETKHNGGEPFFVVATSGTTVLGAYDRLDAIADICEAHGIWMHVDAAWGGSVLFSAKYRHLMQGVERTNSVTWCQHKMMGVPLQCSAFLVREEESIMHNGHCAAASYLFQKDKFYDMSFDTGDKSIQCSRKVDALKLWIMWKAKGNRGFEAEINQKFENSRHMADLIKKRDNFRLLMEPQCTNVTFWYVPPSLQSIPEGPEFWEKLAKVAPIIKERMMKNGTMMIGYQPLGDHVNFIRMVYANHATTTQDVDWIVDEIERLGHDIVIAD from the exons tgTCCAACTTCGTCCACCCGCAAGAGCTGAAAGAAAAATTAGATCTCGCAATAAAAGATGAAGCGATGCCACCTGAGAATATCTTGAAACTTTGCCAACAGACATTTGATTACAGTGTGAAACCAG GTCATCCTCGCTTCTTCAATCAACTCTTCGCTGGTCAAGACTTGTATGGTCTCGCTGGGCAATGGATGTCTGATGCTATCAACCCAAGCCA GTATACATACGAAGTCTCGCCTGTCTTCACTCTGATGGAACTTGAAGTTATGAAGAAACTTAGAGAATTGTGCGGATATAAATCGGGTGATGGAATCTTCTGTCCAG GTGGTTCAATTGCCAACATGTACGCCATGAACATTGCCAGATACAAGCACTGTCCTCAGATTAAACAGCAAGGATTGTATGGTCAAGCAAGACTCGTTCTCTTTACATCGGAACAT AGTCATTACTCAATCAAGAAAGGAGCAGCATTTCTTGGTCTTGGAACAGACAACATCGTCTTTGTGAAATGTGACGAGAT TGGGAGGATGATGCCAGACCATCTTGAGAAAGCCATCATTGAAACCAAGCACAAT GGTGGAGAGCCGTTTTTTGTTGTAGCAACGTCAGGGACGACTGTTCTAGGAGCCTATGACCGTCTTGATGCTATTGCAGATATCTGTGAGGCTCATGGGATCTGGATGCATGTGGAT GCTGCTTGGGGTGGAAGTGTCCTCTTCTCTGCCAAGTATCGTCATCTGATGCAGGGTGTTGAGAGAACAAACTCAGTCACATGGTGTCAGCATAAGATGATGGGTGTTCCTTTACAATGCTCTGCCTTCTTGGTGCGGGAAGAG GAGAGCATAATGCATAATGGCCACTGTGCAGCAGCTTCCTACCTCTTTCAGAAGGATAAATTTTATGACATGTCCTTCGACACGGGAGACAAGTCTATCCAGTGTAGTCGAAAGGTCGACGCCCTCAAACTCTGGATCATGTGGAAAGCTAAGGGAAACCGCGGATTTGAGGCAGAAATCaaccaaaagtttgaaaattcaaG GCACATGGCTGACTTGATAAAAAAACGAGACAACTTCAGGCTTCTAATGGAG ccACAATGCACCAATGTTACATTCTGGTATGTACCACCAAGCCTGCAATCCATCCCTGAAGGACCCGAGTTCTGGGAGAAACTTGCCAAG GTGGCGCCCATCATCAAGGAACGTATGATGAAGAATGGTACCATGATGATTGGTTACCAGCCGTTAGGGGACCATGTGAACTTTATCCGTATGGTGTACGCCAATCATGCGACGACCACACAAGATGTGGATTGGATCGTTGACGAGATTGAGAGGCTTGGTCATGATATCGTCATTGCAGATTGA